Proteins from a single region of Pseudopedobacter saltans DSM 12145:
- a CDS encoding arylsulfatase — MMKKIFYTLVVVVSAFQLSVAQKKKPNIIIILADDMGYSDIGCFGSDVQTPNLDEMASKGLKMANFYNASRCCPSRASLLTGLYAHQAGVGDMVNARPYPAYQGYLNKTSVTIAEVLQKNGYNTIMGGKWHVGQNKENWPLQRGFDKYFGLIDGANSYFENRPYRPNQKLTIALGNEEFTPGANYYSTDAYTDYALRFIEETKNNNKPFFLYLAYQAPHWPLHALPEDIKKYKGKFARGWEVLREQRYKKQVQLGVIDPKIKLSPMDKDLRKWDSLTSKEKEAWDEKMAVYYAMIDRMDQNIGKVRKKVKELGEEDNTIFMFLSDNGGSNETITNTGYTEEIRAANFKPASDPTSFTAYGVEGANVSNTPFRYFKHWEYEGGTATPFIAYGPGLVKSGQLSKQPAHIIDLMATCLDLAGAVYPKTYKGNTITPTEGISLVPLFQQKKWKGHEALYFEHEGNRAVRQGEWKLVSEYPQNKWELYNLNEDRTELHNLAEKNPNKVNELEKLYLKWADRAGVIPFEKLDKKRAQDKFN; from the coding sequence ATGATGAAAAAGATTTTTTATACGTTAGTAGTGGTGGTAAGTGCTTTTCAGCTCTCAGTTGCCCAAAAAAAGAAACCCAACATCATCATTATTCTGGCAGACGATATGGGCTATTCGGATATTGGATGTTTTGGATCAGATGTACAAACACCCAATCTGGATGAAATGGCGTCAAAAGGATTAAAAATGGCGAATTTTTATAATGCATCCAGATGTTGCCCATCCAGAGCGTCTTTATTAACCGGCTTATACGCCCATCAGGCAGGTGTTGGAGATATGGTGAACGCCCGCCCGTATCCCGCCTATCAGGGTTATTTGAATAAAACAAGTGTCACTATTGCCGAGGTATTACAAAAAAATGGATATAATACCATTATGGGAGGAAAATGGCATGTAGGGCAAAATAAAGAAAATTGGCCTTTACAAAGGGGGTTCGATAAATACTTTGGTTTAATAGATGGAGCAAACAGTTATTTTGAAAACAGACCTTATCGTCCCAATCAAAAATTAACAATAGCATTAGGCAATGAAGAATTCACTCCGGGAGCCAATTACTATTCTACCGATGCCTATACAGATTATGCGCTTCGGTTTATCGAAGAAACGAAGAACAATAACAAGCCTTTCTTTCTTTATTTAGCCTATCAGGCACCGCATTGGCCTTTACATGCATTACCAGAAGATATCAAAAAATACAAAGGGAAATTTGCTAGGGGATGGGAAGTACTTCGCGAGCAACGCTATAAAAAGCAAGTTCAATTAGGGGTAATAGATCCAAAAATAAAGCTCTCACCTATGGATAAAGATTTACGCAAATGGGACAGCCTAACGAGCAAAGAAAAAGAAGCGTGGGACGAAAAAATGGCCGTTTATTATGCGATGATAGATAGAATGGATCAGAATATTGGTAAAGTAAGGAAAAAGGTAAAAGAGCTCGGAGAAGAAGATAATACCATTTTTATGTTTCTATCAGACAACGGGGGTAGTAATGAAACCATAACAAATACCGGTTATACAGAAGAAATCAGAGCGGCAAATTTTAAACCAGCAAGCGATCCGACCTCTTTTACAGCTTATGGCGTTGAAGGTGCAAACGTAAGCAATACACCTTTCAGATATTTTAAACATTGGGAATATGAAGGCGGAACGGCAACTCCTTTTATTGCTTATGGACCGGGATTGGTTAAATCCGGACAACTATCCAAACAACCTGCCCATATTATAGATTTGATGGCTACTTGTTTAGACCTGGCCGGAGCAGTTTATCCCAAAACATATAAAGGGAATACCATTACGCCAACAGAGGGAATAAGCTTAGTGCCTCTTTTTCAACAAAAAAAATGGAAAGGACACGAAGCCCTGTATTTTGAGCATGAAGGTAACCGGGCGGTTAGACAAGGAGAATGGAAATTGGTATCGGAATATCCGCAAAACAAATGGGAATTGTATAATTTAAACGAAGACCGTACAGAACTCCATAATTTAGCAGAAAAGAATCCGAATAAGGTAAACGAACTGGAAAAGCTTTATTTAAAATGGGCAGACAGAGCAGGCGTGATACCTTTCGAAAAGCTTGACAAGAAAAGAGCACAGGATAAGTTTAATTGA
- a CDS encoding rhamnogalacturonan acetylesterase gives MKKILSCLFVLGIIIAFKPKDKPTLYIIGDSTVRNTNKEYWGWGSLIGEYLDTTKINIANHAMAGRSTRTFVKEKRWAKVDSLLKPGDYLMIQFGHNEGSKPDTTKAGYRGVLRGIGQDSVNLVWPDGKPETVFTYGAYLRKFIRGAKAKGATPIVLSMIPRNQWDDKGNVKRADKDFGLWAKQIAEEEGVAFIDLNSISADKYQKLGPEKVKESFFPGDHTHTNKAGALVNAESVAEGLRRLNKHPLAQFLRK, from the coding sequence ATGAAAAAAATACTGAGTTGTTTGTTTGTTTTGGGGATTATTATAGCGTTTAAACCTAAGGATAAACCAACCCTATATATTATAGGTGATTCAACCGTACGTAATACCAACAAAGAATATTGGGGATGGGGATCTTTAATTGGAGAATATTTAGATACTACTAAAATAAATATCGCTAACCATGCCATGGCAGGTAGAAGTACACGAACCTTTGTCAAAGAAAAGCGTTGGGCAAAAGTAGATTCATTATTAAAACCCGGAGATTACCTGATGATTCAGTTTGGGCATAATGAAGGAAGTAAACCCGACACAACCAAAGCAGGTTACCGTGGGGTGTTAAGAGGCATTGGACAAGACAGTGTTAATCTGGTTTGGCCAGATGGAAAGCCTGAAACAGTATTTACCTATGGTGCTTATTTAAGAAAGTTCATCAGAGGTGCAAAAGCTAAAGGAGCAACACCGATTGTCCTGTCTATGATTCCAAGAAACCAATGGGATGATAAAGGTAATGTTAAAAGAGCGGATAAGGACTTTGGCCTGTGGGCAAAGCAAATTGCGGAGGAAGAGGGTGTAGCTTTTATAGATCTAAATTCAATTTCGGCAGATAAATACCAAAAGCTAGGGCCGGAGAAAGTGAAAGAATCTTTCTTCCCGGGAGATCATACCCACACCAATAAAGCAGGCGCATTAGTCAATGCAGAATCTGTTGCAGAAGGGCTTAGAAGATTAAATAAACATCCATTAGCACAATTTTTAAGGAAATAA
- a CDS encoding GDSL-type esterase/lipase family protein: MRINKTILYIILIASITLLSSFIYQKVNNKPTLFLIGDSTVKNGKGKGDGGLWGWGNFLQDYFNQDKINVENRALGGTSSRTFYNNPQLWQKVLDDIKPGDFVIMQFGHNDSSPLADTLRARGTIKGNGDEFEEIYNPFLKQKEVVYSYGFYLRRFIKNIQDKGATAVVCSLIPRNSWKDGKVNRSEYAVWAQEAAKQGNAYFIPLNKIIADEYDTIGEAKVNELYFGSKDATHTLEGGAKFNAQAVVKGIRENKNIRLNKYLK, translated from the coding sequence ATGAGAATCAATAAAACCATTTTATACATCATTTTGATAGCGTCAATAACGTTATTAAGCTCTTTCATTTATCAAAAAGTAAATAATAAGCCAACCTTGTTTTTAATTGGTGATTCCACCGTCAAGAATGGTAAAGGTAAAGGGGATGGTGGTTTATGGGGCTGGGGAAATTTTTTGCAAGATTATTTTAATCAGGATAAAATTAATGTAGAAAACAGGGCCTTAGGAGGAACTAGCTCCAGAACATTTTATAATAATCCGCAATTATGGCAAAAAGTATTGGATGATATTAAACCTGGGGATTTTGTAATCATGCAATTTGGACATAATGATAGCAGCCCGCTTGCTGATACTTTAAGAGCAAGAGGAACTATAAAAGGAAACGGAGATGAGTTTGAGGAAATCTATAATCCCTTTCTAAAGCAAAAAGAAGTGGTTTATAGCTATGGATTTTATTTGAGAAGATTTATCAAAAATATCCAGGATAAAGGAGCAACAGCTGTAGTTTGTTCATTAATTCCCAGAAATTCATGGAAAGATGGTAAAGTAAACCGCTCGGAATATGCTGTTTGGGCACAGGAAGCAGCGAAGCAGGGCAACGCATACTTTATCCCATTAAACAAAATTATCGCTGATGAATACGACACCATTGGTGAGGCAAAAGTGAATGAATTGTATTTCGGATCTAAAGATGCAACACATACGCTAGAGGGAGGCGCGAAATTTAATGCACAGGCCGTAGTGAAAGGAATTCGGGAAAATAAGAATATCCGGTTGAATAAATACTTAAAATAA
- a CDS encoding family 43 glycosylhydrolase, which yields MEKVKIIYRVTIAFLLQFVCFIQAGHAQNKGKLADKPLFVDPVYNGAADPVVIWNKKEKQWFMFYTNRRATETQLEGVSWVHGTRIGIAQSKDGAKWTYRDTANINYRLADYTHWAPEVIEHRGIYHMYLTYVPGVFTDWKHPRNILHFTSKDLLNWDYQSTLNLVNNKVIDACVYPLPDGGWRMWYNNEMDGKSIYYADSNDLYHWTDKGKAIATRGEGPKVFEWKGKYWMVVDMWKGLGVFYSDDLLNWKKQEKEILFEPGKGKDDGVMGGHPDVVINDGKAYIFYFTHPGKTPENKGKDGHEQRRSVIQLAELKYEDGKLSCDRDQPVYIQLKPNKK from the coding sequence ATGGAAAAAGTAAAGATAATATATCGTGTTACCATTGCCTTTTTACTCCAATTTGTATGTTTTATTCAGGCAGGTCATGCTCAAAATAAAGGGAAATTGGCGGATAAACCTTTATTTGTCGACCCTGTTTATAACGGAGCTGCAGACCCTGTAGTGATATGGAATAAGAAAGAAAAACAGTGGTTTATGTTTTATACGAACAGACGAGCTACCGAAACCCAATTAGAAGGAGTTTCCTGGGTACATGGTACACGTATTGGGATTGCTCAGTCCAAAGATGGAGCGAAATGGACTTACAGGGATACGGCAAATATTAATTACCGTTTAGCAGATTATACGCATTGGGCACCGGAAGTAATAGAACATAGAGGAATATATCATATGTATTTAACTTATGTGCCCGGAGTCTTTACAGATTGGAAGCATCCAAGAAACATTCTTCATTTTACCAGTAAAGACCTGTTAAACTGGGATTACCAGAGTACATTAAATTTAGTGAACAATAAAGTTATTGATGCCTGTGTATATCCATTACCTGATGGTGGATGGCGTATGTGGTACAATAATGAGATGGACGGAAAATCTATTTATTATGCCGATAGTAATGATTTGTATCACTGGACTGATAAAGGCAAAGCCATTGCAACCAGAGGAGAAGGACCAAAAGTTTTCGAATGGAAGGGGAAATATTGGATGGTGGTAGACATGTGGAAGGGATTGGGCGTGTTTTATTCGGACGATTTACTGAACTGGAAAAAGCAGGAAAAAGAAATACTATTTGAACCCGGAAAAGGAAAAGATGATGGCGTAATGGGAGGACATCCGGATGTAGTAATCAATGATGGAAAGGCCTATATTTTTTACTTTACGCATCCGGGCAAAACACCGGAAAATAAAGGGAAAGATGGTCATGAGCAAAGGAGAAGCGTCATTCAGCTTGCCGAGTTAAAGTATGAAGACGGAAAATTATCTTGTGATAGAGATCAACCAGTTTATATACAATTGAAACCGAATAAAAAATGA
- a CDS encoding rhamnogalacturonan lyase produces the protein MKRSKPIVSMSIKGNLYFIGCLLLFVFSGSQALAQRRMEYLTRGIIAMPTAADSVFISWRLLATDALQTAFNIYRKYESGKDEKLNKEPLTKGTNFMDAGVDLNKNVIYSVKPVNKGHEAEAQSYTLKANTPIQQYLEISLRTPPGYTPGDISVGDLDGDGEYELIIHQTGRGADNSQNGITSEPIFQAYKLDGTFLWEINLGKNIREGAHYTQFMVYDLDGDGRAEFVCKTADGTTDAQGKVIGDGAKDWRELDPKSGNLGRILKGPEYLTVFNGLTGEAITTVDYLPGRGNVVDWGHLASGGRTDYNGNRADRFLACIAYLDGKHPSLVMTRGYYARSVLVAWDFKNGKLTKRWEFDTKDSRNPFSGQGYHNLSVADVDGDGKDEIIFGSMVVDDNGKGLFTTGLGHGDALHVGDLDPERPGLEVFGIHELKGGAKGIGAALYDAKNGEILFKGAIDQDVGRGVAENIDPAHKGAYMWWSGSREAYDMKGNIVGPAPRSVNFLIWWDGDLSRELLNSNYIEKYNKGRIFTAEGASSINGSKSTPNLSADIFGDWREELILRTNDNQKLRIYTTTIPTEHRNYTLMHDPQYRLSIAWQNVAYNQPPHTGYYLGTGMGAIKQPNIELIKWKK, from the coding sequence ATGAAAAGATCAAAACCAATCGTATCCATGAGCATAAAAGGAAATCTTTACTTTATAGGCTGCCTGTTACTATTTGTATTTAGTGGTAGTCAAGCCCTTGCACAAAGGCGCATGGAGTATCTAACTAGGGGGATAATAGCCATGCCTACAGCGGCAGACAGTGTTTTTATAAGCTGGAGACTATTGGCTACAGATGCTCTCCAAACGGCTTTCAATATTTATAGAAAATATGAAAGCGGAAAAGATGAAAAATTAAATAAAGAACCGTTAACAAAAGGAACCAATTTTATGGACGCCGGAGTAGATTTAAATAAAAATGTCATCTATTCTGTTAAACCTGTCAACAAAGGACACGAGGCGGAAGCACAATCATATACATTAAAAGCCAACACACCAATTCAACAATACCTGGAAATTTCATTGAGAACGCCACCAGGTTATACACCTGGAGATATTTCCGTTGGCGACCTAGATGGCGATGGCGAATATGAATTGATCATACACCAAACCGGGCGCGGAGCAGACAATTCACAAAATGGGATCACATCGGAGCCCATATTTCAGGCATATAAATTAGACGGTACTTTTTTATGGGAAATTAATTTAGGTAAAAACATTAGAGAAGGGGCACATTATACCCAGTTTATGGTTTATGATCTGGATGGTGATGGCAGAGCAGAATTTGTATGTAAAACGGCAGATGGAACAACGGATGCCCAAGGAAAAGTGATAGGTGACGGAGCGAAAGATTGGCGCGAATTAGATCCTAAATCGGGAAATTTGGGACGTATATTAAAAGGACCGGAATATTTGACTGTGTTTAATGGATTAACAGGGGAGGCGATAACTACAGTAGACTACTTACCTGGGAGGGGGAACGTTGTAGATTGGGGACATCTGGCAAGTGGCGGAAGGACCGATTATAATGGAAACCGGGCAGATCGCTTTTTGGCCTGTATAGCCTATTTAGACGGTAAGCACCCAAGTTTGGTAATGACCAGGGGATATTATGCCAGAAGTGTTCTGGTAGCCTGGGACTTTAAAAATGGAAAGCTAACCAAAAGATGGGAGTTTGATACCAAAGACAGTAGAAATCCATTCTCGGGGCAGGGATATCATAATTTAAGCGTAGCGGATGTGGATGGCGACGGCAAAGACGAAATCATATTTGGCTCGATGGTAGTTGACGATAATGGCAAAGGTTTATTTACGACAGGTTTGGGACATGGAGATGCACTGCATGTTGGAGATTTAGATCCGGAAAGGCCAGGGTTGGAAGTTTTTGGAATACACGAATTGAAAGGCGGAGCGAAAGGTATCGGAGCCGCGCTATATGACGCCAAAAACGGTGAAATACTTTTTAAAGGAGCAATAGATCAGGATGTTGGTCGTGGCGTAGCAGAGAATATAGACCCGGCGCATAAAGGAGCATATATGTGGTGGTCCGGATCTCGTGAAGCCTACGATATGAAAGGAAATATTGTAGGTCCCGCACCGCGGTCTGTTAACTTTCTGATCTGGTGGGATGGCGATTTAAGTAGGGAGTTATTGAACTCAAACTATATTGAAAAATACAATAAAGGGAGAATTTTTACAGCAGAAGGAGCAAGTTCTATTAACGGTAGTAAAAGTACACCTAATTTAAGTGCAGATATCTTTGGGGATTGGCGTGAAGAGTTAATACTAAGAACAAACGACAATCAAAAATTGAGGATATATACAACAACAATACCAACGGAACACAGAAACTATACCTTAATGCATGATCCGCAATATCGCCTTAGCATAGCGTGGCAAAATGTTGCCTATAACCAACCGCCCCATACGGGGTATTATCTGGGAACAGGGATGGGCGCAATCAAACAACCAAATATCGAGCTGATAAAATGGAAAAAGTAA